Proteins found in one Salvia splendens isolate huo1 chromosome 10, SspV2, whole genome shotgun sequence genomic segment:
- the LOC121751636 gene encoding uncharacterized protein LOC121751636 isoform X1, which produces MDLSLPDSLDDVTSFASKTGYHTRDDWMSDFLPFHGRDMLEEDVLNEKSCMQVLKIWIDKADEDIVKLEEDILILQCQLARDDEKWSKQCTVALREKTDHLDILIQRLKKDDNGNSLQSETEELPPRLHDLLKPLMESYLAKSEQAETSMPQMPVPRAVEHNKKTEENTSTIMFKTYERKGKSTELEDRKICLPQEKKKDAVIRNFDASADKCTNNKVSEKVVNKPSTLEQRRMQLELSDPMVKELTASMSVEKAASREIEEKKNKYNKDSSEAKVIRGKIRHKIKADYVKARTEPLSKAGKARVSYERSICENVLSAKPSVKTVKMKEEIQKIYKYKTQ; this is translated from the exons ATGGATTTATCTCTTCCAGACTCATTAGACGATGTAACATCCT TTGCATCCAAGACCGGATACCATACTCGAGATGATTGGATGAGCGACTTTTTGCCTTTTCATGGGCGTG ATATGCTGGAGGAAGATGTTTTGAATGAGAAATCTTGTATGCAAGTGCTGAAGATATGGATTGACAAAGCAGATGAAGATATTGTAAAACTTGAAGAAGATATATTGATTCTTCAGTGCCAACTGGCTCGAGATGATGAGAAGTGGTCTAAACAATGCACTGTTGCTTTGAGAGAAAAGACTGATCATCTTGATATTTTGATACAACGCTTGAAGAAGGACGATAATGGAAACAGCCTCCAATCAGAAACTGAGGAACTTCCACCAAGATTACATGATCTTCTGAAGCCTTTGATGGAAAGTTACTTAGCAAAGAGTGAGCAA GCAGAAACCAGTATGCCACAGATGCCTGTTCCACGTGCTGTTGAACATAACAAGAAAACAGAAGAAAATACATCCACCATCATGTTCAAAACATATGAGAGAAAGGGCAAGTCCACAGAGCTTGAAGATAGGAAAATATGCCTTCCCCAAGAA AAGAAGAAAGATGCAGTTATCAGAAACTTTGATGCAAGTGCTGACAAGTGTACAAACAACAAGGTCTCTGAGAAGGTTGTAAATAAGCCAAGTACACTAGAACAAAGGAGAATGCAGTTAGAG CTATCAGATCCCATGGTGAAGGAATTAACTGCAAGTATGTCAGTAGAGAAAGCTGCTTCAAGGGAAATTGAAGAGAAGAAAAATAAGTACAACAAGGATAGCTCCGAGGCAAAAGTCATTCGAGGCAAGATTCGACATAAAATCAAG GCGGATTACGTGAAAGCCAGAACTGAACCATTGAGTAAGGCAGGGAAAGCAAGGGTGTCATACGAGCGTTCTATCTGTGAGAATGTACTCTCTGCTAAGCCTTCAGTGAAAACAGTGAAAATGAAGGAAGAAATACAAAAAATCTACAAATACAAGACACAGTGA
- the LOC121751636 gene encoding uncharacterized protein LOC121751636 isoform X2 — protein sequence MCTTDFASKTGYHTRDDWMSDFLPFHGRDMLEEDVLNEKSCMQVLKIWIDKADEDIVKLEEDILILQCQLARDDEKWSKQCTVALREKTDHLDILIQRLKKDDNGNSLQSETEELPPRLHDLLKPLMESYLAKSEQAETSMPQMPVPRAVEHNKKTEENTSTIMFKTYERKGKSTELEDRKICLPQEKKKDAVIRNFDASADKCTNNKVSEKVVNKPSTLEQRRMQLELSDPMVKELTASMSVEKAASREIEEKKNKYNKDSSEAKVIRGKIRHKIKADYVKARTEPLSKAGKARVSYERSICENVLSAKPSVKTVKMKEEIQKIYKYKTQ from the exons ATGTGCACCACCGACT TTGCATCCAAGACCGGATACCATACTCGAGATGATTGGATGAGCGACTTTTTGCCTTTTCATGGGCGTG ATATGCTGGAGGAAGATGTTTTGAATGAGAAATCTTGTATGCAAGTGCTGAAGATATGGATTGACAAAGCAGATGAAGATATTGTAAAACTTGAAGAAGATATATTGATTCTTCAGTGCCAACTGGCTCGAGATGATGAGAAGTGGTCTAAACAATGCACTGTTGCTTTGAGAGAAAAGACTGATCATCTTGATATTTTGATACAACGCTTGAAGAAGGACGATAATGGAAACAGCCTCCAATCAGAAACTGAGGAACTTCCACCAAGATTACATGATCTTCTGAAGCCTTTGATGGAAAGTTACTTAGCAAAGAGTGAGCAA GCAGAAACCAGTATGCCACAGATGCCTGTTCCACGTGCTGTTGAACATAACAAGAAAACAGAAGAAAATACATCCACCATCATGTTCAAAACATATGAGAGAAAGGGCAAGTCCACAGAGCTTGAAGATAGGAAAATATGCCTTCCCCAAGAA AAGAAGAAAGATGCAGTTATCAGAAACTTTGATGCAAGTGCTGACAAGTGTACAAACAACAAGGTCTCTGAGAAGGTTGTAAATAAGCCAAGTACACTAGAACAAAGGAGAATGCAGTTAGAG CTATCAGATCCCATGGTGAAGGAATTAACTGCAAGTATGTCAGTAGAGAAAGCTGCTTCAAGGGAAATTGAAGAGAAGAAAAATAAGTACAACAAGGATAGCTCCGAGGCAAAAGTCATTCGAGGCAAGATTCGACATAAAATCAAG GCGGATTACGTGAAAGCCAGAACTGAACCATTGAGTAAGGCAGGGAAAGCAAGGGTGTCATACGAGCGTTCTATCTGTGAGAATGTACTCTCTGCTAAGCCTTCAGTGAAAACAGTGAAAATGAAGGAAGAAATACAAAAAATCTACAAATACAAGACACAGTGA